In the Candidatus Electrothrix rattekaaiensis genome, one interval contains:
- a CDS encoding acyl-CoA dehydratase activase, producing MSMYIGVDLGSRTVKMAVWDGERLLEHRIIESGFEPHRQAEKMIADFRADRVVATGYGRHLAAEHFADQVITEIKAHALGIRHQLPDCTTIIDVGGQDSKVITLNAQGKVVHFQMNDKCAAGTGRFLEIMAASLAYSLDAFGQAALGADQEVQINSMCTVFAESEVISLKNRGIPRDRIARAVHSSVVSRLVAMLSRTGYGETVAFSGGVANNSCMVQMLQERLGDDTQVLVPEFPDITGAFGAALAAAQSAVM from the coding sequence ATGAGTATGTACATCGGTGTTGACCTTGGTTCCCGGACCGTGAAAATGGCGGTCTGGGATGGGGAACGCTTACTGGAGCATCGGATCATCGAGTCTGGCTTTGAACCCCATCGGCAGGCGGAAAAGATGATTGCCGATTTCCGGGCGGACAGAGTGGTGGCCACCGGTTATGGTCGTCATCTCGCGGCAGAGCATTTTGCTGACCAGGTCATCACCGAGATCAAGGCCCATGCCTTGGGTATTCGCCATCAGCTGCCCGACTGCACCACGATCATTGATGTGGGCGGGCAGGATTCCAAGGTCATCACTCTGAATGCCCAGGGTAAGGTGGTCCATTTTCAGATGAACGATAAATGCGCTGCCGGAACCGGTCGTTTTTTGGAGATCATGGCGGCTTCTCTGGCCTATTCATTGGATGCCTTCGGGCAGGCAGCCCTTGGCGCGGATCAGGAAGTGCAGATCAACTCCATGTGTACGGTCTTTGCCGAATCCGAGGTGATTTCTCTGAAGAATCGCGGCATTCCCCGTGATCGAATTGCGAGGGCTGTGCATAGCTCGGTGGTCAGTCGGCTGGTTGCTATGCTTTCCCGTACTGGCTACGGCGAAACCGTGGCCTTTTCCGGCGGAGTGGCCAATAACTCCTGTATGGTGCAGATGCTTCAGGAACGTTTGGGTGATGATACCCAGGTGCTGGTTCCCGAGTTCCCGGACATCACCGGGGCTTTCGGTGCAGCCTTGGCTGCCGCGCAATCGGCAGTAATGTAG